ACCAGGTATCATTTTGAGTTAAGCGAGACTATTGCCACTATAGTTGCTGATCAGAATGAAGATATCAGAATTGCATGTCTGGGACTTTCTAAAGCCAGGCATGAAATTGAGAAATACATCCTCATTGATCCCTTTTTTAAAACCAGCTTTGAACCCATCCCGGTAGTCTCATCATCTCATATTATTAACCGGATGGCAAATGCTGCAGAAAAGGCTGGAGTTGGTCCCATGGCAGCTGTTGCAGGAGCGATTGCAACCTTTGCCCTTCAGGATGTAATTAATCAGGGAAGTAAATTCTGTCTGATTGATAATGGTGGAGATATTGCACTCATTGCTGACCGGGAGATAACTATCGGCCTTTTTGCAGGAGAATCACCC
This DNA window, taken from Methanospirillum lacunae, encodes the following:
- a CDS encoding UPF0280 family protein, which produces MSTRYHFELSETIATIVADQNEDIRIACLGLSKARHEIEKYILIDPFFKTSFEPIPVVSSSHIINRMANAAEKAGVGPMAAVAGAIATFALQDVINQGSKFCLIDNGGDIALIADREITIGLFAGESPLSGKYAFLLEPTSGIYGICTSSATVGPSISLGIADSVTVFSPDPILADAVATAVCNELTPDEHSCLEKLPEGIDGIFAVFGDKSVIWGKIPRIISATVNENLITAGRIITP